gtatcaggGGACTTcaaaaaagttcatggaaaatggaattaaaagttaaaaattaaaaatgaatttattgggCAGTgcttgttgctcagtgggtagggcaccagccccatataccaagggtggcaggttcaaacccagccccagccaaactgcaacaaaaaatagccaggcgttgtggcgggcgcctgtagtcccagctattcaggaagctgaggcaagagaaacagctaagccaagagctggaggttgctgtgatgccatggcactctaccgagggtgacaaactgagactcagtaaagacatatttttttcttttcttgtgagacacagtcttgctgtATCACCTAGgccagctcactgtaacttccagctcttgggctcaagcaattctcctgccttagccttccaagtagctggggactaaaGGTGTGCACCATTCTGCTGGgccaatttttgtattttgtttttcaatttttgtattttttgtagagatgagatcttgctcttgctcaggctgatctccaactcctgagctcaagcaatcctcttgcctcagcctttgaaagtgctaggattatagagcCACCATGTCCCCCTACAGCCATTTAGTCTGTCCCCAAATAAATGAAGGTCCTGGGAATTTAATCATATCAATGCAGTCTTTTTTATGGTCAACTGAAGAATGATGGGTGGTctttacagtttgtttttttctttttttttttgtttagagacagagtctcactttgacgccgagtgccatggcgtcacacagctcatagcaaccttcaactcctgggctcaggcgattctcttgcctcagcctcctgattacagatttttttaagattagtaagcaaaaagaagtcagaaggaaCCAAATCAGGCCCATCTGAACTTCAAAAAGTTCGTAAGTGCAtgtcaacatgcaaaaatctatGCATGGATTTCAAAAAATTTTGCACCAAAAGAAACTTGTACTATCCACTTAAAACATGTCTACACAAGATCTAGTTTGAGCTATTAAGAATGATAAgacattgggcagcgcctgtggctcaaaggggtagggcgccagccccatatgccggaagtggcgggttcaaacccagccccagccaaaaactgcaaaaaaataaataaataaaggaatgttAAGACATCAGCTTGAAAAGAACCTttatcacagcaaccttaattcTGCTAAAATTAAAGCAAGAATAAACATCAAATTCCTGGTAAAGTGTGGGTGGAAGAATGGTGAAATCACTgattttttggaaaagtttacgCCGTAAAGTaatcagcagtttacaaatgAATACATCACTTTAAGAAGGGATGAGGATGTGGAAGATGAAGCCTACAGTGGCAGACCATTCACATCAAtttgcaaggaaaaaaattcatctttgtCATGCCCTAATTGAAGAGCCTGAATGATTAACAGCACAAACAACAGCCAACATCCCAGATATCTCAAGTGGTTCAGCTTATACAGttctgactgaaaaattaaagttgagtAAACTTTCCACTCAGCTGCCAAGACACTCGCATACAGATCAGCTGCAGACAGAATAGCAgagctttcaatggaaatttttaaaaagtgaaatcaagctgggtgcggtggctcacgcctctaatgctagcactctgggaggctgaggcgggcagattgcttgagctcaggcgtttaagaccagcctgagcaagaacaagaccccatctctactaaaaatcgaaaaaacTCATTGGGCATTGtgtgagtgcctgtggtccccactactcgggaggctgaggcaagaggatcacttgaccccaagagtttgaggttgctgtgagctatgatgccacgcactctacccagggtgagagtgagactgtttaaaaaaaaaaagggaggtcAAGATCCTAAAGGGTTTATTGGAAGAACTGTAACAGTAGATGAAACATAGCTTTATCAATACAATCCTGAAGACAAAACACAATCAAAGCTATAGCtattgggtggagcctgtggctcagtgcatagggtgccagccccgtataccaagggtggtgggttcaagccctgcccgggccacctaaacaacaatgacaattgcaaaaacaacaaaaaaatagccgggtgttctggcgggcacctgtagtcccagctgaggctgggactgaggcaagagaatagcctaagcccaggagttggaggttgctgtgagctgtgatgccacacactctaccaagggcaaataaagtgagacttcgtctcttaaaaacaaaacaaaaaaagctatagGTATCAAGAGGTTGAAGGAGTTACGTAAAgcaaaaatgaactcaaagaaTGAAGGTCCCAAGGCAAAAGTTTTCTGGAATGTTCAAATCATTCTGAGTGTTGACTTTCTAAAGGGCCAATAAATGATAACATCGGCTTATTAtgagagtgttttgagaaagttGGCCAAACCTTTAGCAGAAAACACCCAGAAAACCTCACCAGAGTCCTTCTCCACTAGGACAATGCTCTTACTCACTCCTCTCACCAAACAAGTGCAATTTTGTGACAGTTTCAATTGGAAATCATTAAGCAGCCACCCACTGGACAGTCCTGATTTGGCTCTCACCCCAAAATCTGTAGACAGCatccatttttcttcagttaatacACTAAAAAAGACTACATTGATATGGTTAAATTCCCAGGACCCTCAGTTCCTTAGAGATGGATTAAAAGGCTGGTATCATTGCTTACAAAAGCATATTGACCTTCCTGGAGCTTATGATAAGAaatcagttttctttatttttgagattgagtctcactttgttgtcctcagtagagtactatgacatcacagttcacagcaacctcaaactcttgggctcaagcaattctcttgcctccacctcccaagtagttgggactataggcacccaccacaacacccgccttttttttttttttttttttggagacagggtctgactcttgctcaggctagtcttgaactcctgagcttaggccaccagcctcagcctcccagagtgctaggattacagatgtgagccactgcgcctggccaagaAATAAGGtttattggctgggtgcagtggctcatgcttataatcctagaattctgggaggctgaggtggatggattgcttgagctcaccagtttgagaccagcctaagcaacagtggTCTACTAaacatgaaaaactgaggcaagatgctcatttgagcccaagagtttgaggttgctgtgagctatgacaccatcgtactctatcgagggcaacaaagtgagactgtctcaaaaaaaagagggctgggcatggtggttcacccTTTAATCCTAggacttaggaggctgagacgggtggattgcctcaaACTCAGGTTTGAGGCCATCCTGAGCCAttgcaagatctcatctctaaaattaaccaggtgttgtggtgagcacctgtagtctcagctactcaggtgactgaggcaaaagaatcgcttgagcccaagagtttgaggttgctgtgagctatgacaccatggcactctaccatgggcaacaaagtgagactgtctcaaaaaaaaaaaaaaaaagaaagaaataaggtttatactttttattttattttatttttttgcagtttctgggtggggctgggtttgaacccgccacctccggcatatggggccagtgccttactcctttgagccacagacaccgcccctatactttttatttttaccttttaattccatttttctttttctttttctttctttttttttttttgagacagagcctcaagctgtcggcctgggtagagtgccgtgacatcacagatcacagcaacctccaactcctgggtttaagcaattctcttgcctcagcctcccaagtagctgggactacaggcacctgccacaatgcctggccattttttgttgttgttgttgcagttgtcattgttgtttggcaggcccaggctggattcgaacccatcacctctggtgtatgtggctggcgctgagccTTAATTCCATTTTTCCACAAAGTTTTTGAAGACCCcttaatcagtggttctcaaccttcctaatgccgccgtcctttaatacagttccggtGGGTCGAGACcgacaggttgagaacggctgccTTACATGCAAGTTCCCGTTGCTCTATATCCTCACCAGCACCTGGGAGTGTGCTTTTTATGTCATTGTAATGGGTATGTAGTAGTACctcgttgtggttttaatttgcattccgaGATGTCTAAGGATGTTGGGCACCTTTTGTTGTGCTTTGTGAACATTCATTCCTGTATCTCCCTTGGTGAGTTGTCTGTTTAAATCTGTAGCccattttaaaaactgcattgtTTTCTTCTTACCAAGTTGCAGTTCAGAGCCATGTTTTTAATAACATAGATCAGAACAAGATCTTTTAGAATTCCCACCTGGCCTCCAGCCAGGGAATAGAGTAAAATCCAAGTACCAGGGTCTGGTCCTCCACCATTTGGCCCTTCCCATTCCTCctatcctccccccaccctttgACTCAGTCCTCTTTGACGCTGCCTGGCTGGCCATCCTCTGAACCAGTTCACATCTATCACCAGGAATCATCTTATACAGGATTCTCTAGACATGTTTAGTGTTTGCCCCAGACCACCCACCCAAAGCTGGGGCTTCCTTGTATCCTGGACTGCTAGCACTattgactgaataaataaatgtcaggAAAGGCTTCCCTGAGGAAGTGGCGCTGAATTATAACCGCTGAAAGTTAAGAAGGTAGCAAAAGAACATAGCACGTAGTGGGAACAGCgcatgcaaaggccctgtggcagaaGGGAACACATTGTTCAAGGAATTGTAAGGAGATTGGAGAGAGAGGTAAGGGAGGAAATCACAGCAAGGAATTATACACCCTATTTCACTTCTATCCCAAGACCCTGAGCAAGATGGGAAGCTCCcaaggttttgttctttttgtgctttttgttttgggggtaGGAATAGAAGTGCCGTGATTTATGATTTAAGCATCCCTCTGGCTGCCAAGGGAGGAAACTGTAGAGGGCTCTCAAGAGTTGAACTCTCACAACAGTTCAGAGAGGGACCAGAGTGGTTTGGGATCTGATGGTAACTTAGGTTGTGAGAAGTGGACAGAGGTAAGAGAAAGCTTTAGGTGAAGATGGGTTGGCCTTGGTGATGGGAGAATGGATGGCAGTGCACTTGGTGGGGGAGAAGGGACTGGCTCCAGTGGACGTCTGAAAGTCCTCCTGGGATGGACTGGGGTAGGCAGGGTGTAGAACAAAAGCCTGGGCCACCCAACAAAGAGGCCCTGGAGGAGGATGGGCTAGCCAAGAACCCCAAGGGTGGCCAGGGAAGCAGTAGGAAAGAAACCTCAGAGAGCTGAGAGAGAGGGGATGGAGTGGGGGAGCTAACCGCAGACAACGCGATCAAAGCCATGGAAGAATGAGGCAGGGGCTTTGCTGTTTTGACGCCTAGGTTTCTGGATCTCAGACGCGCAGGCAAGAAGTTAGACCCGAGACTGCGAGTGTAGACAACCCTTCTGGCCAGGGATTGATAAGTGGGAGTCCTGACCCGGTGGTCAGGGGCGGTAATAAGATTTCCAGGGGCCAGGACAAGGATGAGGAGGAGGCCTCTGGCCAGCACCGGGAGAATCCTGCCCATTGTCCGGCCTGTCTCAGGCCGGAGCACCCCCGGGGTCCGAGGAGGGAACGAGGAGAGGGGGAGCGGGGGCAAGGGGCCGggcaggggcggggcgggggcggggcggcggGGGATGCGCCCCTGCTCCCAAATCGTCTCGCCTTTTCTCCTTCCGCACAGTCTGCGTTTCCGCTTCCCTCCTGGGCGCGGGTGAGAGAAAGTGATGTCGAGCCTCGGTCCTGCCGCCGCCGCCATGTGGCCCCCAGAGCCCGACCCCGACCCGGACCCGGACCCGGACCCGGAGCCCGCCGGCGGCTCCCGGCCGGGCCCGGCAGTCCCCGGACTCCGCGCCCTGCTGCCGGCGCGCGCCTTCCTCTGCTCGCTCAAAGGCCGCCTCCTGCTGGCGGAGTCGGTGAGTGCGCGGGACCGTGGGGGCTGCCTCGCGGCGCCAGGGGGCCCGGAGACGGATGTCGCGCTCTGAAGCCCCATCCTGGAGCCTTCTCGGCAGAGTCCTCTTAAGAGCCCCGCGAGGTTGGGCAGCGTCACCAAGTTTCAGAGAGCGAGTTGGAGGCGGGCGGGTCCCGAACCCAAGTTTTCCCCGGTTTTTTAACCCGTAGAGTCCAAAGGTGGGAGTTTCAGGATGCAGGGAGCGAGTGGCCCCAACAGGgcgctgtgtgacctcaggcaccGCCGCCCTCTCTGGGCCCGCGCGACAGCTGCGCCTCGACATCTGGCCCCGCTCAGCCAACCCTGTCGCCGCCCCCAGGCTGGGCACGGGAAGAATCAGCTTGCTGCGCCGTCCGGGAACCCGGGTCGCGGGGGAGGGTCTGCTTTTCTCCGCACGAGCTGGGCCCGGGCGCTCCTAGAGCTGCGGGGCGGAGGCTGCGACGCTTCTGGGGAAGGAGTCCGGGGCGGGGGGGCCGTGTAGAGTGAAGGGAGCCCCCGGGAATGGGTGAGGCCGGTACTCGGAGTTAGGGGCGCTGGTAGCCCGCGCGGGGTGACTTCaccgccctcctccctccctcgccGGGGTGAAGCCGCCCCGCCCCGCTgagctccttcctccttcctgctctccCCCACCGGCCGCCTTTGTTCTCCTGATCCTCTGAAAACTCGCGCAACTGGTGTCCGTACAGTCCGCTTGTGGGGTGGGGACTGGCCTGAGCCTCCAGGGATGcgggagagagggagaggccgGGCAGAGAGGTGGTGAGACGAGGGAGCAGGACATCCGGCGGCCACTTGTTGCTTAGATCGGACCAGTTGGGGGGTGCCTGTCCCTACTCCCCTTGGCAAGTGAGAGAACTGAGGTGCCCAGCACTTAGGGGATTTGACAGGTGGCTCAGGCGACAGACCGAGTGAGAACTAGatggagggtggaggaaggaagATTCTCTCccacagtctctctctcttggCCCCAGGGCTGATAGCAGCAGTTGTTCCTACAACCTCTTGTGTTGTCAGGCCAGAGGTCACCAGCCCAGCACCTGCTCAACTCCCAAGTAAGACCCCCAGGGGCTGGACTCAGAGCCCACATTCCCTGGCTGGCCTCCCCCCTCAGCCCCACCCGGAGACCACAAGGAGATGCTTTGGGGGAAGAAGCCTGAATCCACCTAGCCCCCCAATCCCTCCCCTACCCAGGACCACTCAGAGAACAGCCCTTGGCCTAGCTGGGTGTCAGGAATCTAGGGCTAGGTGGAGAAGGAAAGGTGTGTGGTGGGCACTCAGGGTCCATAGGAGCCACTGCTGGTACTAAATGCCTCACTGGtcacttccctcccacccccaggcccaAGCAAGTATGGATGTTGCCATGGCTGGATTAGGGAGGAAGTGAGCCTCAGGAATCAGGAATGAGCAAACAGGAATCGAAAGGGGGATCCCCCAGAGTTAAGCTGGGGGATTGTGGGGGGAGATGGAAGACAGGAAGGGGAGGAACACAGAACAGCTTTTGGCACAGGAAGTTCAGCAGGAGCTGCGGACAGGGCCTGTTAGGCCCATGGCCTTGGTTTCTTGGAAGGCCCTGGCAGCCTAGCAAGCTCCTCTTCTACACCTTAGTTTCCTATCTGTCCAAGGTGGGCTCAGCTGCTGCCAGGGCCATGTGCAGGGCAGAAAAGGGTGCCCTTGAATCCCTGCAgctcatttgcctgaaatacccGCAGTGCTTCCTGTGGGACATCTGGGTGTCCTCATGCCCCCACCAACACCCACAATGAGATACTCAGCCATAGATGTGTTCCAACACAGCCACAGTGACAGAAACCAGGAGAGATGACCTCCCCAAGCACCCACAGGCCCAGGTTGCTTAAGAACTCTTAACTAGAAGTCAGCCAACCCCAGGTTCAAATTCTGGCACCTTCTTACCAACTGCGTGCCCTGGGGTCTTTTCATCTGTCAGTATGGCACCTGGTGCAGGGACGGTTGTGAGGATCAGAGGAGATGCCCATGAGCCACGGTGATTACTGGGCACAGAGGAGCCCAGCATCCTGCCATCTTGGTCTGCCCGGCACACACCTGGGCTGCGGGACTGACTGGCATCAGCTGTTTCCACCTAGAGTTGTGAGCGAGGCTGCAGAGAAGTTCGATTCTGTAGCAAGTGTAGATGGGCCCCCTTTTCACAAAGGATGCATGAATGATGCAGCACAGCCCCTGGTATCTACCATCGTGTTCTCTGCtgaatagttttttcttttttttttttttttttttttaatttggccgggtctgggtttgaacccgccacctccggcatatgggaccggcgccctacccgctgagccacaggcgccgcccgaatagTTTTTTCTTATTATGAAAATTTGCAAATGCATAAAAAAGTCGAAAGCTTTGTACCATTAACACTCTTAGACTGTATGTTAACATTTTGCTAACATTTGCTTTATCTGTCCCTCagtctattttacttatttatatttgtatgtatttatttatttcgagacagggtcttactctgttgcccatgctagaatGCAGTAttgtcatcattgctcactgcaaccccaaattcttgggctggagcaatccttctgcctcagcctcctgagtagctgtaaccacaggtgtgcatcaccatgcccaactaatttggttaatttttctatttttaatagagacacaatcttgcttttgctaaggctggtctcaaactcctagcctcaagggatcctctggcctcagcctctcaaagcgctgggattacagaagtgaaccaccacagccagccccattttattttttgacacgaAGTAAATTGCAGAGatcagtatatttcttttttctttctggttttcttttttttttttttttttgcggtttttggccggggctgggattgaaccgaCTACCcacgacatatggggccagcgccctactccttgagccacaggtgccacccaagtttttttttttttttttttttttgagacagagtctcaagctgttgccctgggtagagtgctgtggcatcacaactcacagcaacctccaactcctgggcgtaaccaattttcttgcctcagcctcccaagtaggtgggactacaggcacccgccatatgCCCCACtctttttcggttgtagttgtcattgttgtttggcagacctgggctggatttgaacctgctagctctggtatatgtggctggtgccttagccgcttgagctataggtgctgagcggAGATCAGTGTATTTCAACTCTAAACACTTTAGCATGCATATCATTAACTCAAgttcaagagtttttttttaattttttttttcctttgagacagggcctcaagctgtcaccctgagtagagtgctgtggcatcacagttcacagcaacctccaactcgcgggctcaagcgagtctcctgcctcagcctcccaagtagctgggaccacaggtgcccaccacaactcccagctattttttggttgtagctgtcattgttgtttgccgggcctgcattcgaacccaccagctcaggtgtatgtggctggcgccttagccgcttgagccacaagcgcgagcccaagatttttgtttttaagagaaagtTTACATTTAGTGAAAAGCACACATCTTTGGTTGGGTGTTACTTTTCGAAACTGGTTCCTGTTTAGCTTTGACTTGCCCCTGTAGTGTGCAGAGTGGGTGAGTCCTGGGGGCGGGGGCAACGAGCCTCCAGGCAGGCTGGAGCTTCTTCATTGAGTCCTGGTAGGGCGCTGGGGTGATGTCAGGACTCAGGATCGTACCCACAGGACTGGGGGCAGCACGTGGGCCTGGGTGCAAATCTTGGCTGTGCCACTTCCCAGCTGTTGGACTGTGGGTGCAGATGGCAGAGTTTGGCTCAGAGGTGCAGTGACCCAAGGTCACGAAAAGGCTTTGACTTCTCCCCTAACCTCCTTCCCCTCAGATTCTGTCCTTCATCACCTTTATCTGCTATGTGGCATCCTCAGCATCCGCCTTCCTTACGGCACCTCTCCTGGAGTTCCTGCTGGCCCTGtacttcctctttgctgatgccATGCAGCTGAACGACAAGTGGCAGGGCCTGTGCTGGCCCATGATGGTGAGGCCCTGTCCCCTCTGGAGGGGTTAGCTGCACCCCAGAGCGGCCGATAAGGCTCCAGAGGCGGCACGCGCCCCTGACCCCTTCCCGGCACGGGAGAGGCAGGGTGCAGTTTGTTGGAGCCAGGCCGGCAAAAGCCACACCTCTCAGCCTTCTGGGACCTAGGGAGGGTGTGGCGCTTCCAGAGCACGTGTGCGAGGCAGGGAACCTCGAGATGGGCTCCTGGCCACCAGGTGGCGCTGGAGCTCCCAGCGGCGCCCCCAGGAATGCGCCTCCGCCGCAGGAATTCGAGCCATTTCCACCAGGCGGGCAGGTTAGCTGAGGACTTGCAGGGTTTTCCCAGAGCCCTCCATCAGGCAACCTGGGCCTTGCTTTCTTGCCTGGGAGTCCAGAGCCCCACCAGGGGACTTTGCTCAGTGAATTGTGTCATGGAGAAAGGGCGGCAAAGGCTATCAGCAACCTTCCACCCGCCCTAGCAGGGCTTCACCCTTTGTGCCCCAATTTTAGGGATGGATACTCAGAAACCGTGATCCGTAAATGGATCAGCCACAAGTGTGGCTGGCGAGGCCTAGGACCAGGTCTCCCCATTAGAGAGCTGGAAGGGAGCAGGTGAAAGGTTTTCCAACTTCTACCTCCCCGCCAAGTGGCCCAAGCCACAGAGCAGTGTCAGCTGCTGGTGGCACCCTGGAGGCACCCAGGAAGGGGGCAGAACAGGGTGGTAGCCCTCTGGTTGTGGTGGGGTCCAGGTCCTCCCCCCACACTGTGCCCCTCTCTCTCCAGGACTTCCTGCGCTGTGTCACTGCTGCCCTTATCTACTTCGCCATCTCCATCACCGCAGTCGCCAAATATTCAGATGGGGCTTCCAAAGCAGCTGGAGTGAGCAACCCCCCATCCCTGGGAGGGGGTGCCTAGAAGTGGCCCCTCAGGTTCACCCCACCCTTTCTGAAGCTGCAGATGCTCCTCTGGACATCGTCGGGTGGAAACTGGGGCACATTCTTTCCCTGTGGGATCTTGTGCAGGTCCAGCTATTCCTACTGCTTCTTTTTAGAGCTTTACTCTACCCTGATCTCCGAAGGGCTGCCCGTTCTCCCGCTCGGAGGGGTCTGAGCCTGCCACTCTGGGCTGCTTGCCCTGGCAGGGCTCAACAGTCCATGGAGTGGGGGCTGCAATATCCCAGTGGCTGCTGGGTTGGAGACTTGGTCCTTGTGCCTCATCCCATCCACCCTGTCTGCTGTGTCCCACAGGTGTTTGGCTTCTTTGCCACCATCGTGTTTGCAATTAACTTTTACCTGATCTTTAATGATGTAGCCAAATTCCTCAAACAAGGGGACTCTGCAGACGAGACCACAGCGCACAAGGCAGAAGGTGAGTGGATGCCCTAGAAGTATTTCTGCAGTGGCTTGCCCTCCCTTGGGGATGCTGGCTCGTGTGAGGCTGGGGTAGGAGCATCTTCTCTTTCCCCATGGACAGGAAGTATTTTCACAGCCCAGTTCTCACATCCCTTCATGTGGCTGTGGTCACAAAGCCAGTCCCCTCGGGGAGCACAGGGCTCCAGGGCCTCTGCCTTTCTAGAAAGGGCAAGCTGAGAGCGTGCCTGGGTTTCTGGGCAAGCCCCCAGGCAGCCAGTCACTGTCAGAGCACCTGTCCACCTGGGTTCTAGAGTGGCCACCTGCCCCATTCCACCTTCCCCTGCTGCCTTACCTGCCCAGACCTAAGGGCCAGGGACCCAGGCACTTGCCCTTATCGCAGCACCCAGGCAAgttcaggtttttattttatcttaaaagaaaGTACAcatggctcagcgtctgtagctcagtggttacagcaccagccacatatactgagactggagggttcgaacccctCTGGGCCGaataaacagcaatgacaactgcaacaaaaaatagccaggcgttgtggcaggagcctgtggtcccagctacttgggaggctgaggcaagagaaccacttgagcccaggagttggaggttgctgtgaactgtgatgccatagcactctaataagggcgacacagtaagactcttgtctcaaaaaaaaaaaaaagaaaaaagaaagtacatagCACTTGGGAAGTtcaggcaagtggattgcctgagctcacaggttcgagaccagcctgagccagagcaagaccccatctctaaaaatagttgagcattgtAGAGTgcgggtgtagtcccagctacttgggaggctgaggcaagaggattacttgaacctaagagtttgaggttgctgtgagctgtgatgccaccgcactctaccaaggatgatcaagtgagactctgtctcaaaaaaaaaaaaaaaaagtgcagtggATATTCTGGCCTCTCAAGACAGCCTTTTCCAGCTCAGCAAGGCCAGCTTGCACGttacctgatttaaaaaaaaaaaaaactggaagtcggaaggctggtttttctgtttgtgaCAACACAACCATAGCAACTGTCACATCCTTGGGGTGACTTTGCCTAGCACAGGACAGGGCATGTGGCAGGGGGTCTGCAAAGGTATGTCAGGGAGCATACAGCTGGCTTGGAGCTCACAGCCCCAGGAGGCCACCAGAGGAGGTCTTGGCCCAGAGGggcaggaggagcagagagagtgGCAGCGCCATTACACAAAGGCGGGCACCAACCCAGATGAAGGGGCTCTGAGGCCCTGCAGCCCATTGGCTGTTTCcttgccccaccccctccccatccccaggAAGACTTTTATCAGAGAAGCGGATGGTGCTGTTGGCCAGCAGCCCTGAGACCACAGTGGACTCCTGTGACTGAGTAAGCAGATGTTTGGCTCAGCACCAGACGTCCCTCCAGGGCCCTGTGTCAGCATCTGTTGGCCCAGACACCTGCTGAGGCTGCCTTCTGCTGGGTGGGAGGGATGCCCAGGTGGGCGTGGCCAGCCAGAAGGCGTGGCAAGGGGCACAGCAGAATGTGTGCCATGCCAAGGGAGGCCTTCAGATGGATGACAGCCGAACGGGAGCCAGGAGAAGGATGAAGCAGGTTGAGGGAGGACAGGACACAGGCTTGCAGAGGGAACCCTAGAGCTGAGTCTCGGTGGCTGTATAGGAGGGTGCAGTCAGAAGGGCACGTAGAGGAAGGAAGACAACAACATAAAGAACAGGTGGTCTGTCCAGGTGAGATGCTCAGGAACAAGTACATGTCCCCCTGCAGTGACTGCGGGGGCCATGGAGATTCCTGAACCCCGGAGGTGGTCCCTCTGCTAAACACAAGTGCTGCCAAGCCCCCATGCAGCAGATCCCATTTTCTTTAGGCCCTTGTGACCTGCTCCCAGCAGCTTGCTTCCAGGATAACCAACACAGTGAATAAGTCAATGGCGACACATTTGTTTTTTCAATGTTTGGAGAATTTCATATATATGTTTACTGTATAATTATTCCCAGCTTATACTTTAGAATTGAATAtagaaaaatccaaaaaatcttaATGAGTGCAGCCCAGGCACAGTGGGAAGGAGAGAGTCAGGCCTTGGGGAGGCCCTTCAAGCACCTGGGGACCCCTCACTGCCCCCAGCCCACCCTGAGCTGACCAAGGTTGTG
This region of Nycticebus coucang isolate mNycCou1 chromosome 2, mNycCou1.pri, whole genome shotgun sequence genomic DNA includes:
- the CMTM3 gene encoding CKLF-like MARVEL transmembrane domain-containing protein 3 isoform X2; protein product: MSSLGPAAAAMWPPEPDPDPDPDPDPEPAGGSRPGPAVPGLRALLPARAFLCSLKGRLLLAESILSFITFICYVASSASAFLTAPLLEFLLALYFLFADAMQLNDKWQGLCWPMMDFLRCVTAALIYFAISITAVAKYSDGASKAAGVFGFFATIVFAINFYLIFNDVAKFLKQGDSADETTAHKAEESSDSDSD
- the CMTM3 gene encoding CKLF-like MARVEL transmembrane domain-containing protein 3 isoform X1, with product MSSLGPAAAAMWPPEPDPDPDPDPDPEPAGGSRPGPAVPGLRALLPARAFLCSLKGRLLLAESILSFITFICYVASSASAFLTAPLLEFLLALYFLFADAMQLNDKWQGLCWPMMDFLRCVTAALIYFAISITAVAKYSDGASKAAGVFGFFATIVFAINFYLIFNDVAKFLKQGDSADETTAHKAEEESSDSDSD